The sequence below is a genomic window from Pecten maximus chromosome 14, xPecMax1.1, whole genome shotgun sequence.
CATGTTGATGATAATGCCACAGTTAATGTTTCATTATTATTTCTCCGTTCATGGTGTTTACGTCTGTTAGTGCTCATGGTTCGCGTACCTTCAGTTCGTATTATTAATGCCCCATCAGTTCCTTTACAAAACCCTAATTTTCCACTGATGTCTCTTTCCTGTTTTATCTCTTTTCCATTCTTATTTGAAGAATATGCTATTTCTGTATTGTCTCGCCTTTTGTTTTACATTGATGTTTCCCTGGGAAACAGTCATTTTCATCGTAAAtcgataaccatacatacatatactaaAACTGGGTATTGATTTGATACTTTAACACGTTTATTTACACTGTGCTGCTTAGAAATATTTCGTATATAATAGCATTAACCTTCTGGAAGAACATCCATCATGCCTCTCTGACAAATTGATAAAGAGGTGGTCATGAATACTCCCATTGTTAGTAGTCTTCCTTTTATCAATTAACAACGTGATAGCCTGAATCCCTATGTCATGTTTACACAATAATCGTACACATACTTTTATCTTGATTGATCTATTCAGTGGCAGGTCTTTcagaaaatgtatgtatttgtttaGTAATACAAACCACTTTTTATGTCTATAACGAAATCTACCAAATACTGGATTTGATCAATTCTAAAGGAATCaatgttaatgtatttaaaacagCGTTGAGGTTGAAAACACATGACGATCATTCTGCGTTATTTGTCTTGTTCAAATGTCATTGGCTGATTGTGTGTAGACTTCGGGTACCTGCATCATTGGTGTCGCTAACACTACGAGACTTTGGGAGATAacaccatgtatctgtgtaacaGTCTAGTTCTTTATgcatgttttatatgttatgcCCAATGTGAGGAAAAAATATTCTCGTCAAATATTTCCTATGAATCTGTTATCGAACTACAAGATTTGTTACTCAAAAATTACAGCAAAGATTTCCGACCCATACAAAAGCAAGCGGAGGCGATTGTGATCCAGGTAAACTGGGAGCTACGCTCCATCAACGGCTTCAACGAAGTGGCAGGAGAACTAGTGACTAGTTCTAGATTCATAAATGTATGGAAGAATGAAATGATGCAATGGAATACGTCAGTGTACCATGCATCTTATATAATTCTGAACAGTGAAAAAGTATGGAATCCGGTTCTGGCTTTAGATAACCCCACTGGAGAAGATGATATTAAGAGCGAATATAAGGAAGGAACTATTCGCTGTAATGCGGATGGTTATCATTTCCTTACTGTTGCTGTACAAACAAGAACGAGTTGTGAACCTAACATGCGATTATATCCATTTGATCATCATAACTGTACTCTCAAAATATACTCACCTGAATTCTTCATAGGAGAAATGAAGCTGATTCCCTCAGTTTATACCAAAGTGGAATCCTTACAGCAAGACTCGCAATGGGAGGCTACAGACATATATGCCTACAATGATGACACTGTGATGTACAGCCGGCCTGCCTTTGGAATTTCTTTCAAAAGAAAACCTGAATTCATCATCATTAATCTGCTGACACCGATTGTCCTGCTATGTTTCCTCAACCTAGCTGTATACATTCTCCCTCCACAGTCCGGAGAGAGAGTGTCGTTCTCTGTCACCATGTTTCTCTCGTTTTCGGTCTACATGACACTTATATCGGAGAAGATGCCTGTAACCAACCCGGTGTCAATCTTCACTCAGTATCTCGTATGTAATGTAGGATATAGTGCCTTTATTCTCTTCACGACTGTAGTTGGACTGAGATTTCATTTAGTACAAGAGGACGAAGAAATGATGCCTGGTTGTGTCTCAAAATTTGTGCGATTTTTATCCTGTGCTTGTTCTGCTACTGTGAAATCGCAGTATGATATAAACAAAGATTTCCCGATTGCATCCAATGGCACAATGACAGATGTTGTAAGTAGAAATGATGTCATGCCTCCCGTAGTATCCATGACCAACGGTCACTCTAAAAAAGACCAAGCTGTTAGGAACATGCTGAAAAAAGACTTCGGCAAACTTATAGACAGAATTTGCTTGGTAGTCTTATCTTCAACGCTTGTAATAGGCAATATTACCTTTGTGATGTACTTTGCTTTGTCGTAATTCTTGTTAGAGATTTATCGTATGTTTTGATTTAATAgttattttaataaaacttatgtttgtgttatatgaTTAAGCCTTATCAGATCAAAAACAATCGTCACGCTAACCTAATGCTGTTAGACATCACAATTTTAGTTTTTGAACTATTATGACCTCTGCGAATAACAACAAACTGAAATCCGACAGGCTGCACGACAGGCACCTGTTTCTCTAGAGTTTACATATTTACGATAACTAAAATGTTCACAAACACGCGACAAACCTACAGAACATTTGTATGTCATATCA
It includes:
- the LOC117341809 gene encoding neuronal acetylcholine receptor subunit alpha-6-like — its product is MYLCNSLVLYACFICYAQCEEKIFSSNISYESVIELQDLLLKNYSKDFRPIQKQAEAIVIQVNWELRSINGFNEVAGELVTSSRFINVWKNEMMQWNTSVYHASYIILNSEKVWNPVLALDNPTGEDDIKSEYKEGTIRCNADGYHFLTVAVQTRTSCEPNMRLYPFDHHNCTLKIYSPEFFIGEMKLIPSVYTKVESLQQDSQWEATDIYAYNDDTVMYSRPAFGISFKRKPEFIIINLLTPIVLLCFLNLAVYILPPQSGERVSFSVTMFLSFSVYMTLISEKMPVTNPVSIFTQYLVCNVGYSAFILFTTVVGLRFHLVQEDEEMMPGCVSKFVRFLSCACSATVKSQYDINKDFPIASNGTMTDVVSRNDVMPPVVSMTNGHSKKDQAVRNMLKKDFGKLIDRICLVVLSSTLVIGNITFVMYFALS